A DNA window from Bacteroides cellulosilyticus contains the following coding sequences:
- a CDS encoding Mfa1 family fimbria major subunit (Members of this family are fimbrial shaft proteins (major subunit proteins), found in the Bacteriodetes. The family is named for Mfa1 from Porphyromonas gingivalis, and is related to but distinct from the family of FimA from the species.) has product MKTRSFLLSALAALMLAGCSEDAREDEIPGNVLVGKAYLSLSLQSRTSTLTRVDNVKTEDGSAEESAVETVTVLLFDEDEMCLDVVNVPSGEITVGNSGGSTPTTATASKAQLVPEKTKKVFVVLNSAKWTFTKEAVVGKAWSTINTAIEAVIGDVATNSKFVMASAGTKANGALTPVTVHKPATYTASDVAAAKKAAEDAPATINVDRLSAKVQVSQASGFTKPTGSNFTFNGWELSVTNKSVRLYSDLVTYDNATPGAVYRRDKNYLESEQPDVSDNNTKEANMDAVFNYLKNIKNVSENMPAVAQIDNASLYCLENTMEAKAQQLGFTTKVVVKAQYTPDGITKDANYFSWKGAYYTLEQLKAEYLKHSDGTGLKVDLPIFLIKAGVMSQAEFDEGQDKRNEIVANLSEGAAANQLNAKTGIIGRFCAVRYYHESVCYYDVLIRHDQNITTKMALGRYGVVRNNWYNIELNSVSGPGTPWIPDPSDPDPTNPTPPDTDDDEADAYLSVKITINPWTYWSQGVDLH; this is encoded by the coding sequence ATGAAAACAAGGAGTTTTCTGTTATCAGCATTGGCGGCATTAATGCTTGCAGGCTGTAGTGAGGATGCCCGTGAAGATGAGATTCCGGGTAATGTTTTGGTCGGGAAGGCATATCTGTCACTTTCGTTGCAAAGTCGGACGAGTACGCTTACAAGGGTAGATAATGTAAAAACGGAGGATGGTTCTGCTGAAGAAAGCGCGGTGGAAACCGTTACGGTTCTGTTGTTTGACGAGGATGAAATGTGTCTTGATGTAGTAAACGTTCCTTCTGGAGAAATAACTGTAGGGAATAGTGGTGGAAGTACGCCTACTACTGCTACAGCCAGTAAGGCTCAATTGGTTCCGGAGAAAACCAAGAAAGTATTTGTGGTTCTCAATTCTGCCAAATGGACTTTTACAAAAGAAGCTGTAGTAGGAAAAGCATGGTCTACAATCAATACTGCTATTGAGGCGGTAATTGGTGATGTTGCTACTAATAGTAAGTTTGTGATGGCGAGTGCGGGTACGAAGGCTAATGGGGCATTGACACCGGTAACTGTGCATAAACCGGCAACGTATACTGCGAGTGATGTGGCAGCTGCAAAAAAAGCAGCAGAAGATGCTCCGGCTACCATCAATGTAGACCGGTTGAGTGCAAAAGTGCAAGTCTCGCAGGCTTCTGGTTTTACAAAGCCTACAGGTTCAAATTTCACTTTCAACGGTTGGGAATTAAGTGTAACTAACAAGAGTGTGAGATTATATAGTGACCTTGTTACTTATGATAATGCTACCCCTGGAGCTGTTTATCGTCGGGATAAGAACTATTTGGAGAGCGAACAACCTGATGTTAGTGATAATAATACTAAGGAAGCGAATATGGACGCAGTTTTCAATTATCTAAAAAATATTAAGAATGTAAGTGAGAATATGCCTGCCGTAGCGCAAATTGACAACGCAAGTCTATATTGTCTTGAAAACACCATGGAGGCTAAAGCGCAACAACTGGGCTTTACGACTAAGGTGGTAGTAAAAGCCCAGTATACTCCTGACGGTATAACTAAAGACGCAAATTATTTCTCTTGGAAAGGAGCCTATTATACACTGGAACAACTTAAAGCTGAATATCTGAAACATAGTGACGGCACGGGATTGAAAGTAGACCTACCCATATTCTTGATAAAAGCCGGGGTTATGTCACAAGCGGAATTCGATGAAGGTCAAGACAAAAGGAATGAAATTGTCGCCAATCTTTCAGAAGGTGCTGCAGCTAATCAATTAAATGCAAAAACCGGTATCATCGGACGTTTCTGTGCCGTACGCTACTATCACGAATCTGTCTGTTATTACGACGTCTTGATCCGTCACGACCAGAATATTACAACTAAGATGGCTTTAGGCAGATACGGTGTGGTACGCAACAACTGGTATAATATTGAACTCAATAGTGTGAGCGGTCCCGGAACCCCGTGGATTCCCGATCCGTCTGACCCTGATCCTACCAATCCCACTCCTCCGGATACTGATGATGATGAAGCGGACGCTTATCTCTCTGTAAAAATCACTATCAATCCATGGACTTATTGGTCACAGGGTGTTGATTTGCATTGA
- a CDS encoding SagB/ThcOx family dehydrogenase gives MRKVQLLLVCLVLSVAASAADKVIKLPKPNLNRAGAVMKALSERQSTREYASKTLSLADLSDLLWAANGINRPESGKRTAPSALNKQDVDVYVVLPEGSYLYDAQSHQLTLVSEGDHRDAVAGGQTFVKTAPVSLVLVSDVSRFGDAQKIQNQLVGAMDAGIVSQNISLFCANAELATVPRGSMDATQLKKVLKLKDVQIPMLNHPVGYFK, from the coding sequence ATGAGAAAAGTACAACTATTGTTAGTTTGTTTAGTGCTTTCAGTGGCTGCTTCTGCTGCTGATAAGGTAATTAAGTTGCCAAAACCCAATTTGAACCGTGCCGGTGCGGTAATGAAAGCATTGTCCGAACGTCAGTCTACACGCGAATATGCTTCGAAAACATTGAGTCTTGCTGACTTGTCGGATTTGTTATGGGCTGCTAACGGAATCAACCGTCCGGAGTCCGGAAAGCGGACCGCTCCGTCGGCTTTGAATAAGCAGGATGTAGATGTGTATGTGGTACTGCCCGAAGGAAGCTATTTGTACGATGCCCAAAGCCACCAGTTAACTCTGGTTTCTGAAGGAGATCATCGCGATGCTGTTGCCGGTGGTCAGACTTTTGTAAAAACGGCTCCGGTATCTTTGGTACTGGTCAGTGATGTTTCCCGTTTTGGTGATGCTCAGAAAATACAAAATCAGTTGGTTGGAGCTATGGATGCAGGCATCGTCTCGCAGAATATCTCTTTATTCTGTGCTAATGCCGAGTTGGCTACAGTGCCGCGTGGTTCGATGGATGCCACTCAGCTAAAGAAAGTCTTAAAACTGAAAGACGTTCAGATTCCTATGCTGAATCATCCTGTGGGCTACTTTAAATAA
- a CDS encoding DUF5691 domain-containing protein, which translates to MNITEPIINAALLGTATKEFTPSGFPEALEENFHLLQEKAEDAEAAFYQIAALTFAYQRAGTEPQSAEETTPISEAPEDSLPYFDRTVGEMLVQMVNERNRYLLLYAYRKAVRCNKLILPFYLRPLISRAYDRNNPDKHEEQSLLSLLAGKRGRWLLPHMELPDWGDTGNETWETASHEERKRMLQRLRKENPEQGLALLQTELKNESAAHRDELIQCLRIKLSKKDEPFLQEIITTDRSSNVKETARRLLCSLPDSELVKTYCGMLRGKLRYKMLLGWSYEKIAFTPELKKLGLEEVSPNKMEKDDEFLLRQLAERVPLSFWAELYDCSPEKAAAKLAKKPPFSQYFNLRRPIVNFNDNLWAYQTLKEDASEHYFASLIGLLTPEQREEIDFQTPNKNLSALDSWYNEDGKQWGPKFSARVLQRLFQSDYYYPPKETAERLALYLPREVYPQLEKYTLANEADHFAAKFSRSIAEYMRMKEKINTMFNDNK; encoded by the coding sequence ATGAACATAACTGAGCCAATCATAAATGCAGCATTACTGGGAACTGCAACCAAAGAATTCACCCCGTCCGGCTTCCCGGAAGCACTGGAAGAGAACTTCCACCTCCTACAAGAAAAAGCCGAAGATGCGGAAGCCGCTTTCTATCAGATAGCAGCGTTAACCTTCGCCTATCAGCGTGCCGGAACAGAACCGCAGTCCGCCGAAGAAACCACTCCCATCAGTGAGGCTCCGGAAGACAGCCTGCCTTACTTCGACCGCACCGTCGGCGAAATGCTTGTCCAGATGGTGAACGAGCGCAACCGATACCTCTTATTATATGCTTATCGGAAAGCGGTGCGATGCAACAAGCTGATTCTGCCTTTCTACCTGCGCCCGTTAATCTCCCGAGCCTACGACCGCAACAATCCCGACAAGCACGAAGAGCAGTCATTGCTCTCTTTGCTGGCGGGAAAACGTGGCCGCTGGCTACTCCCGCACATGGAACTTCCCGACTGGGGAGACACCGGAAACGAGACTTGGGAAACTGCCTCGCACGAAGAACGGAAGCGAATGTTGCAACGTCTGAGAAAAGAAAACCCGGAACAGGGACTTGCCTTGTTGCAAACCGAATTGAAAAATGAGTCCGCCGCCCACCGTGACGAACTGATACAGTGCCTTCGCATCAAACTGAGCAAGAAGGATGAGCCTTTCCTGCAAGAAATTATCACCACTGACCGGAGTAGTAATGTAAAAGAAACCGCCCGCCGGCTGTTATGCAGCCTGCCCGACTCCGAACTGGTAAAGACATACTGCGGGATGCTGCGTGGGAAACTCCGTTATAAGATGCTGCTGGGTTGGTCGTATGAGAAAATCGCTTTTACTCCGGAACTAAAGAAATTAGGACTGGAAGAAGTCAGCCCCAATAAAATGGAGAAGGACGACGAATTTCTTCTGCGTCAGCTTGCGGAACGTGTACCCCTCAGTTTTTGGGCGGAATTATACGACTGTTCTCCGGAAAAGGCAGCCGCCAAACTGGCCAAAAAGCCTCCGTTCAGTCAATACTTCAACCTGCGCCGGCCGATAGTGAATTTCAATGATAACTTATGGGCTTACCAAACGCTGAAAGAAGATGCGAGTGAACATTATTTTGCTTCGTTGATAGGATTGCTGACACCGGAACAACGGGAAGAAATCGACTTCCAGACCCCAAACAAGAACCTCAGTGCCCTCGACTCCTGGTATAATGAAGACGGAAAACAGTGGGGACCAAAGTTCTCCGCACGGGTGTTGCAGCGATTGTTCCAAAGCGATTATTATTATCCTCCCAAAGAGACCGCAGAACGTCTGGCGCTCTACTTGCCCCGGGAAGTATATCCCCAACTGGAGAAATATACACTGGCAAATGAAGCGGACCACTTCGCAGCCAAATTCAGTCGGTCGATAGCTGAATACATGAGAATGAAAGAGAAAATAAATACCATGTTCAATGACAATAAATAA
- a CDS encoding ATP-binding protein, translating to MSTLLRQHAEQQFAEELHELKKNETNSVPENWEMSPQSVVTYLMGGKLKNGFEVSPKYIGNRRLMEIAVATLVTDRALLLYGLPGTAKSWVSEHIAAAISGNSTLIVQGTAGTGEEAIRYGWNYARLLAEGPSEGALVQTPIMKAMQEGKIGRIEELTRIGSDVQDTLITILSEKTLPVPELNKEVQAIRGFNIIATANNRDKGVNDLSSALKRRFNTVILPLPDTIDEEIDIVRRRVESFEKVMQLPAEKPALEEIRRVVTIFRELRQGASNDGKTKLKSPSGTLSTAEAISVVNNGLAMAGYFGDGQIHAEDLVSGILGAVVKDPVQDKVVWQEYMETVVKNRDGWKDIYRASRDMI from the coding sequence ATGAGTACCTTACTTAGACAACATGCCGAACAGCAATTCGCAGAAGAGTTGCACGAATTGAAAAAGAATGAAACAAACTCTGTTCCCGAAAACTGGGAGATGTCTCCGCAGTCCGTAGTTACTTACCTGATGGGGGGCAAACTGAAGAACGGATTCGAGGTTTCACCTAAATATATAGGCAACCGCCGCCTGATGGAGATTGCAGTCGCTACTCTGGTAACAGACCGCGCATTGCTGCTATACGGACTTCCCGGTACGGCGAAAAGCTGGGTGAGCGAGCATATTGCCGCTGCCATTTCCGGCAACTCCACACTGATAGTGCAAGGTACTGCCGGAACTGGAGAAGAAGCCATCCGCTACGGTTGGAACTATGCCCGACTACTGGCAGAAGGACCCAGTGAAGGTGCACTGGTGCAAACCCCAATTATGAAGGCTATGCAGGAAGGTAAGATAGGACGTATCGAAGAGTTGACACGTATCGGCTCTGACGTGCAGGATACTCTGATCACGATTCTTTCGGAGAAAACACTTCCGGTTCCGGAGTTGAATAAAGAAGTACAAGCGATACGCGGTTTCAATATCATTGCAACAGCAAACAACCGCGACAAAGGAGTCAATGATCTGTCGAGCGCCTTGAAACGGCGTTTCAATACCGTTATTCTTCCTTTACCGGATACGATTGACGAAGAGATAGACATTGTACGCCGCCGCGTGGAAAGCTTTGAAAAGGTGATGCAGCTTCCGGCAGAGAAACCGGCACTTGAAGAAATCCGTCGGGTGGTTACCATCTTCCGCGAACTTCGCCAAGGGGCTAGCAATGACGGAAAGACGAAACTGAAAAGTCCAAGCGGAACGCTGAGTACGGCTGAGGCTATCTCCGTGGTGAACAATGGCCTGGCTATGGCGGGGTATTTTGGAGACGGACAGATACATGCCGAAGACCTTGTTTCGGGTATTCTGGGTGCAGTGGTGAAAGACCCCGTACAGGATAAAGTGGTATGGCAGGAGTATATGGAGACGGTTGTGAAGAACCGCGATGGATGGAAAGATATTTACCGGGCTTCAAGAGATATGATTTGA
- a CDS encoding SWIM zinc finger domain-containing protein, giving the protein MLLNLTEEQIIQLAPDAASVKAGKGLATKTKWVLLEHSDRAIWGHCQGSGKTPYQTVVDTKNVAFKCSCPSRKFPCKHGLGLLFLYAAQTDLFKEADEPDWVTAWLSKREEKAEKKEQKAKSDAPVDEAAQAKRQAMRHTKVLNGIDELEIWIKDLLRNGLINTPERAYTLFDGIARRMVDAQAPGLANRLRSIQEINFYDETWKYKLTDQLGKLYLLMKAYKNLEQQPEDWQNEIRTQIGYPQAKEDVLAGEVIEDQWIVLHKKSQKVNELNNDIYWLHGQQSNRFAVYFSFTAPGSLPEYNLMPGSIYHAKLCFYKGVGNLRALFKECELSGETYVPHFCSNLQEAASRYRETLQVNPFAENVPILVENIRLSAQGKQLYIQDVNNERMPVQMQETTKTDILAVTGGKPFAAFLLADANCWELNTMWYQSNCYIWRDEHN; this is encoded by the coding sequence ATGTTATTAAATCTAACAGAAGAACAAATCATACAATTAGCCCCGGATGCAGCTTCCGTGAAAGCGGGAAAAGGCTTGGCGACAAAAACCAAATGGGTATTGCTGGAACACAGCGACCGTGCCATCTGGGGACACTGCCAGGGAAGTGGAAAGACTCCATACCAGACCGTAGTCGATACAAAAAATGTTGCATTCAAGTGTTCGTGCCCAAGCCGGAAGTTTCCATGTAAACACGGATTGGGACTTTTATTTTTGTATGCCGCGCAAACTGATTTATTCAAAGAAGCGGACGAACCGGACTGGGTGACCGCCTGGCTTTCCAAACGGGAAGAGAAAGCGGAAAAGAAAGAGCAGAAAGCTAAAAGCGATGCTCCCGTAGACGAAGCGGCGCAAGCCAAACGGCAAGCCATGCGCCATACCAAAGTGCTGAATGGTATAGACGAACTGGAAATCTGGATAAAGGACTTGTTGCGCAACGGGTTAATCAACACACCGGAACGGGCTTATACTCTTTTTGACGGTATTGCCCGCCGCATGGTCGATGCACAGGCTCCCGGACTTGCCAACCGGTTGAGAAGCATTCAGGAAATCAACTTCTACGATGAAACCTGGAAGTACAAACTGACCGACCAACTCGGAAAGCTTTATCTGTTGATGAAAGCTTATAAAAATCTGGAACAGCAACCGGAAGACTGGCAGAATGAAATCCGTACCCAGATAGGCTACCCGCAGGCCAAAGAAGATGTGCTGGCAGGAGAAGTCATTGAGGACCAATGGATAGTACTCCACAAAAAGAGCCAAAAGGTGAATGAGCTGAACAATGATATTTACTGGCTGCACGGCCAGCAAAGCAACCGTTTCGCCGTTTACTTCAGCTTCACGGCTCCCGGTTCATTGCCCGAATACAACCTTATGCCCGGAAGCATCTATCACGCCAAACTCTGTTTCTACAAAGGAGTAGGCAATCTGCGTGCACTGTTCAAGGAGTGCGAATTATCCGGTGAGACATACGTTCCGCATTTTTGCAGTAACCTGCAGGAAGCTGCAAGCCGATACAGGGAGACGCTGCAAGTCAATCCGTTTGCCGAAAACGTCCCTATATTGGTAGAGAACATCAGGCTGTCCGCACAAGGAAAGCAACTGTACATACAGGACGTGAACAACGAACGCATGCCTGTGCAGATGCAGGAAACAACGAAAACAGACATCCTTGCCGTCACAGGCGGAAAGCCTTTTGCCGCTTTCCTGCTGGCGGATGCCAATTGCTGGGAACTGAACACGATGTGGTATCAATCTAACTGTTATATTTGGAGAGATGAACATAACTGA
- a CDS encoding DUF3575 domain-containing protein has protein sequence MRKQYIIIILLLFSGISKCTAQKVAIKTNLFYGLYTRTPNLGVEWGLSPRGTLELGGGYNWFTPNQTTSHQKLVHWLSVAEYRYWTCERFNGHFWGIHVLGTQYNIAGHKLPLLFGSDSKQFRYEGWGAGGGISYGYHFFLGNHWSLEASIGIGYVRLHYDKFKCETCGEKIKTENRNYFGPTKAAISLVYLIK, from the coding sequence ATGAGAAAGCAATATATAATAATTATTCTGTTATTGTTCAGTGGTATATCAAAGTGCACTGCACAAAAAGTAGCAATAAAGACAAATCTATTCTATGGCCTGTATACCCGTACACCTAACCTTGGGGTAGAGTGGGGGCTTTCGCCACGCGGCACGCTGGAATTGGGAGGTGGATATAACTGGTTCACTCCCAATCAAACCACTTCTCATCAGAAGCTGGTACACTGGTTGTCGGTAGCGGAGTATCGTTACTGGACATGTGAGAGATTCAACGGACATTTCTGGGGAATACATGTTTTGGGAACTCAATATAATATTGCCGGGCACAAATTACCTCTTCTGTTTGGCAGCGATTCCAAACAGTTCCGATATGAAGGTTGGGGAGCGGGAGGTGGTATATCTTATGGATATCACTTCTTTCTTGGTAATCACTGGAGCTTGGAAGCCAGTATTGGGATAGGGTATGTGCGTTTACATTACGACAAATTCAAATGTGAGACTTGCGGAGAGAAAATAAAAACAGAAAACCGCAACTATTTCGGTCCGACAAAAGCGGCTATATCACTTGTATACCTTATTAAATAA
- a CDS encoding DUF3868 domain-containing protein: protein MNRFLIYWILTILQVIPVSGETFPEKKWYIGNIQSTPLELTQQGDSLHIRILYGFDGVKVSSNHSIQLIPVLKGSDMQMELPEISIKGRNNYHTSRRKLALMDEMELELYRSEAPFQILKGFGSDGKRQVEYSVSIPFETWMEDARLDIHEEVMGCCKPGKLISASPLFSMVAMEKLPVTETYQAIPHISYVQPEVEPVKRREVSCEAFLDFVVSKTDIKADYMNNPVELKKISDMIEEVKGDSSIIVRGISVIGYASPEGSFIFNRQLSEGRAKALVHYLLPRFSFPEEMYNVEYGGENWDGLRKMVAESDMPEKEGILDIIDHVPAAINYKTNTSRKKSLMLYKLGNPYRYMLREFYPHLRKAVCKLNYDVQNFDVEQAKEMLRSRPQNLSLNEMYLVALTYDNGSPEFIELFETAVRIFPNDKTANLNAASAALSRGDPILAEKYLQKADTTVPEYKNAMGVLFLLKGDYEQAKAYLNRAAGSGLEQAHLNLNELVKKEENARLIGKQNN from the coding sequence ATGAACAGATTTTTAATATATTGGATTTTGACCATACTACAGGTAATTCCTGTGTCCGGGGAGACTTTTCCAGAAAAGAAATGGTATATAGGAAATATACAATCAACCCCTCTTGAGCTGACTCAACAAGGAGACTCCTTACACATACGCATACTTTATGGTTTTGATGGAGTGAAGGTCAGTTCTAATCATTCCATACAATTGATTCCGGTCTTAAAAGGATCCGATATGCAAATGGAACTGCCGGAAATCTCAATAAAAGGGCGCAACAACTATCATACATCAAGGAGGAAACTCGCCCTGATGGATGAGATGGAACTTGAGCTTTACCGGTCCGAAGCTCCGTTTCAGATTTTGAAAGGATTTGGAAGTGACGGAAAGCGGCAAGTAGAATACTCCGTATCCATTCCGTTTGAAACGTGGATGGAAGATGCGCGCCTGGACATCCACGAGGAAGTGATGGGCTGCTGTAAACCCGGCAAGTTGATATCCGCTTCTCCGCTTTTCAGCATGGTTGCAATGGAAAAACTCCCGGTTACGGAGACGTACCAGGCTATTCCGCATATCAGTTATGTCCAGCCTGAAGTTGAACCTGTCAAGCGCCGTGAGGTATCGTGTGAAGCATTCCTGGACTTTGTTGTGTCGAAGACCGATATAAAAGCGGATTATATGAATAATCCGGTTGAGCTGAAAAAGATATCTGATATGATTGAAGAGGTAAAGGGAGATTCAAGTATAATAGTCCGTGGAATATCCGTGATAGGCTATGCTTCCCCCGAAGGCTCCTTCATCTTTAACAGACAGCTTTCCGAGGGGCGTGCAAAGGCGCTTGTCCACTATCTTCTGCCTCGTTTCTCTTTTCCTGAAGAAATGTATAATGTGGAATATGGAGGTGAGAACTGGGACGGTTTGCGCAAAATGGTTGCAGAGTCCGATATGCCTGAAAAGGAGGGCATTCTTGACATTATAGACCATGTACCCGCAGCGATAAACTATAAGACCAATACCAGTCGCAAAAAGTCATTGATGCTGTACAAGCTGGGTAACCCTTACAGGTATATGCTCCGTGAATTTTATCCGCATCTGCGGAAAGCCGTTTGTAAGCTGAATTATGATGTTCAGAACTTTGATGTGGAACAGGCAAAAGAGATGTTGCGCAGCCGTCCGCAAAATCTGAGTCTGAATGAAATGTATCTGGTTGCGCTTACTTATGATAACGGGTCGCCGGAATTTATAGAGTTGTTTGAAACGGCGGTACGGATATTCCCCAATGATAAAACCGCTAACCTGAATGCAGCTTCGGCCGCACTTTCACGCGGTGACCCTATTCTTGCTGAGAAATATCTGCAGAAGGCTGATACCACTGTTCCTGAATATAAAAATGCTATGGGGGTACTTTTCCTCTTAAAAGGAGATTATGAACAGGCAAAGGCATACTTGAACAGAGCAGCAGGATCAGGATTGGAGCAAGCACATCTCAATCTTAATGAGTTAGTTAAGAAAGAAGAGAATGCCCGGTTGATAGGCAAACAGAACAATTGA